The genome window AATAGATGGGCTTCATCCAGGCGTAACGTGTTAATGTTTCTGAGGGTGGTGTTGTCCAACTGTTGCAACACCAAATGTGACATGCAAAGAAGCAATAACAAAGCGTAGGgaatctatttttttctttgccttccAGCACCtgttaaaatgctgtttttctatTTGTGTAGTAATCTGTTAAACTACTTCCGATCACTAATCCCATGCCACAACAGTCAATGGTTGACTGTCCCCCACAAATGAAGCATCTAATTTCCAACAACCTTTTCACTCTGAAGGTCAAGCCTTGGACTCTAGGCTATGCAAAGACAACAATCAatttcacaaacaaatacaatgtCAGATGTTTTCACATAtatcctgaatgtttttctctAAACATAATCTTTCTTACAATATTGCCAATAGGGAGAAAAACAAGGAGACTAAAATGTGCTGTGTTTGACATTCTTGTCATACCTAGCCAGgaaaaaatgcttttgtttcatttctgctATGGGAGCAAACCTTACATCTAACTGTGCTAGCCATGGGTTGGCTAGTGCTGGGCAAATAGGTTACATGACACAGTGGTGCAGCCTGGGAAATCAATAGATCCAGTCAAATTCCACAgtgttcctgctgcagctggaatcCACACTGATGGGCAACTCTTTTTAGGTCACTTCAACACAAACCAAACTATTCTTATACATAGaaaatgaatgtatgaatgaaaaCAATGGGAATACTGCCACAAATACATCACTGAGATGActgaaaggataaaaaaaaaaaaaggctttacacATGAAACACTAGCTTTGAAACATCGTATGGCGAATGATGGCACTTTTACCCTACCACTCCATACATTGATTGGTAAAATCAAGTGATAATTCCAGTTCTTTTTTCTAGGTGAGTGTTCAGTGGGAGTGTCCGTCTCTCCATAGGACTGTGTCGCGTCTCCTTACCTATTTGCAGCAGCACCGGCAACACCAGGGCTGTCTCCATGGCGTAGCAGAACTCCCGTCCAAACATCACCGCTCCGTGCATTACCCAGCGATGCAGAGGGATGTGCACAACTCTGCCgacctcctccatctccttctcactctcactccctTCTGCTTCTTCCTTGGGTTTCTTCTTCTCCAGGAAGCCTGaagcctccctctcctctgcttcatcTCCCATTACACTGTGGTTTGATTTCAAGGGAGCCATTTATTTTGAAGGATGGGTGGTATACTTCAATAAATACCACTTAGTGCTACTATCATATAGTATTTTAACTTATTTATCATATATGTTCGCAGAACCGAACTTGTTACTgtataacaaaaaaacacttaatgtcCATGGTTTTCATCTTGATCACTCACTGTGCAAGACAAGCTGAAGATATCCAGAAATATGAATGAGTGAGCATCTCTGCTGGTCAGAATCTTCTGGGcttgaggaggtggaggcaggaatcatcattatcatgagATTATGGTGTACAAAAAGGGATGCAGAAAAAATATATTCCATACATTTTATCAAGTGGCCATCATCATGTGGCACGGCTGAATAGCACAGTGGTAGTGTGCTGTGTTCCTCACTGTGGCTTGCACAATTTCAAAATTCAGGAAAGGCAAAAAAGTTGTGCGCAGTTCCAGAGGTATGTGggaggagcagaaggagtggGAGCAGGGgtgtgtcaatgtgtgttaGTTGCTGAGTTAGTTGCTCCAGTAGCTATGTTTGTGGTACTCTGTGAGAAAGGTTGGAATatgtctgtgaatgtgtttgctgTGGCTGGTCAGAGTGTGTTGGACCTGGTGTGCATGCAGTATTTGGATTGCATTTTGGATCGTGTAAGTGTGGCTCAGCAGAAGAcagtgcttgtgtgtgcatgtagggGCACTTCCTTGCAAGTCAGGGTCAAAGCATGTGGAAAATCCTTGGCAAAGACCCACTGAATCACCAAGCAAcctgcagaaaaacagacaccAGTTAGAGAGTAAGCTAAATCCACAAAAATAGTACAGGGGGCAGCATTGCTTGATAGTGACATTGCCTGTCATCACATATTATCTGATTTGTTCCTACCCTAAAGACACAGACAGATGTTTGGGGTCAAGGACCAAATAGTAGATGGCTCCCACATGCAAAAATGTTTCAGCGCAGTTGGATCCCATAATAGGAAACAAAGACTGCTGCCCTGCACTGAGTTTATAGATGGAATAGGCATGATAAAACAGATAAGAACAAAAGATCAACCAATTTTGCCACACCTTAACTATCTGAGATTACTGCAAAGCTTTTCATTCATGTATCTTCTCCAGTCTTTTAAACTCATCCGTAACCGTAACCTTTAGACCACAAAACTGGCTGGTTGTAAAGACGTCAGAGGCAGGAACAAAAGCCACATTAAGAAATCATCTCTTATTACACCATCATGGCTGTTGCGTAATAGAGTAAGGACATAGCCAATGCCCATTGTCCATAATCAGTCACTTTATGCTTGTCTTTTCTGGGGTAAACAAAGGGCAGGTATAACAAAGAAAAGTTGGGTCATGCATGAGTTAatgattaaacaaaataaactgtgcTTTCAAAATACTTCCCGTAGACGGAAACAGTGGTGTGATAAGTAACCTGATCCTGTGTTCTTGAAGTTTGTAACCTCCCCTGTGCTGAAAACGCGTGTTTCTCACAGGAATGTCTGATGGATGTGTGTCTGGGGGGCTTATTTGACCAGTCAGGACATGTTTTTCGCTCAGGGGGCCGCTCTGCTTACCTGATATATTCAAACTGTACTGTTATACAGCCATAATAAATAACGGTTACTAACAGTACACTCACATGACGCTGGACACCTTTAGGTTAACTTAATATTGACTGCGGGTTGACTTGTGGCTAGCTCTGTTAGCTAATATAACTGACGGCTAACGTTAGCGAATTGAGGGTGACGCAAGGAACGCGTAGGTATGAAACTCAGGTAAGTCAGCTCTGAAAACGGTCTCGCTGACTTACCTAAAGAGCAGCTCCACGGTGTTACTAGTGGCCATGTTCATCGTGAGAGGATGCTGGACACCTGACTCTGGCCACATTCATGACAAGAGGTATGGACTTGCGGCTAACGTTACCTCAGCGAGCCAAGCTAAAAAATTAGACAGCTAACGGTAGCAAATGAAGACAGACGGACCCATTTAAAGTAGAGACAGAAAGATGTAACATACCTGGGGGGGGTTTTACTCCGCTGAGGTCAAGTGAAAGCAGCTCCGCATTATGTGTATTTTCGATAACGTGACGGCAAAAAACTCTCGGATTTTGGGTTAGCAGATGTGGCTAACCGAGCATCTGTTGGACCACACTCATCAATCTCATTGGTTTCCACAGTAACAAAGAGTGGCGTGGCCAGGAGAGGGCGAAAAACACGTCATCAAGCCGCTCACCTACTGAGGGCGGGGAATTACAGTAATCATGGCTTACCAACAGTGTTACATGTATTTTATCACCAATTAAGATTACCAATAGGTATAAAATGAATCAAAGCATTGTGTTTCAAGGTTCGGTAATGGacttgttttttcccccaaaccACCCTTCTCCAATATAAAAGGAGGAGGTCTAACCACAGTGTGCTATATTTGATCTTGTTCCTATCGACATGAGGCAATAAACGTATTGCAAAGCATTTCACTCGCTTGGGTGCCATTTTATTCCCCCCCGTATTTCTCCAATATAcattaaatgtgacatttgatgaaacaaaaaagaaaaagttttctTAACAACACATGATGCCCAACTTTgttataataaaacaatattatcACAGCCTATACATTCACAACTTTGCTCCCTTCAGTCATCCAAAAAATTCCATTTGGTTCAGTTTTCTGTGGTCTCTTGCTTTTCTGgtcccttgaatggcggtgcaATGTTGCTCTCTGCTGGACAAACAGTATTATTATTCCCAAACATGTTCTTGCCGTGGATCCTCTGAAGTGATCATCATGTAATCCAGGAAATTACACATGGCCTTCCTTCTATGTGGGAAACAGATACAGGCGTGGTTtgtttgacattatgtcaatCCTTGACTTCCTCTTTTGTTATTGTCAGCAGCACTCCTGTCCTGGTCATTTCTGCATAAGAAAAGTCACAGCAATCATCGCTCACTTTGCATCAGCAACTATGCCCAGCGCAACTGGAGGAGTGGTCCATTACACAATTGATTTGAGGCACTGTAATGCAAAATGGCACAAGGCATAATTTCGTCTCATTTGTTGGTTAACATTTCTTGTTGCGAGCTATTTTTAGACCATTTTTAACAAActgtgcttttaaaaagtgacGCAGATAAAGATAAGCCACTTTAACAAAGTGGTGGGAACGTGTCCCCAGCATCCCCAGTGAAACAGACATCTGTGAAGGTGACATTtggagagcagcagctgttcATCAGCTTCACTGCtttgatttagtttttaaaCATGACATAGGAAAAGGGTATTGGGACTAAATATTCCTGGCTTAAGTTCACTTCAAAGGTAAAATATATCTGATTTGAATGAGATGTGGTCATattgaatataaatgttaaaagacttttaattttaaatgaacCTCGGCACTAATCCTGTGACTATGATTCAAGTATTAATGCACATGAGTCAGCAGTGTCATCTGTTGTTTACTTTGGCGGCACACTGGACTAGCACTTGTCACACGGTTGTAAAGTCACAAGGCTCACAGTCATAGAAAGGTTTCTTGGCACAATAATAATCTCGGGTACAGACTAAATTTGTCTCTGCTAGCAGGACGTGGCTGTTGATCCTGAGCTCTCAGTTCTGTGTCATCATGAACCGGTGCCGTTATCCCTCCTCAGCAGAGTCCCAAAGTATCTGCCACCTTTCCCCCGGCAAGTGTGACATCTCAGTAACACTCAGTTCTCTTCAGCCCTTGTGTAAAATGATTTACACTGTGTGGCTCTTGTCCGGATCCTTCAGAGCAGTGGAAATCTTGGTCATCATGATCACATTATTAGTGATGGCGGTGGGTGTCCCTACCGACCCCTTGGAGCTGTGCTGCATGCTGATGATGTCCCCGCTCGTCTGCTCGGGCTCTTGGCGTCGGAAAATATTTCGCACAGTGGCCTGCGGGACAAAAAGGCAGTAAAGTCATTCAGCGGATCGATGAGTAAATAAGTGAATTAATGAGGATGACTGATGGACAGAGAGCAAGGATGGCAAGATCGATGGTGCGTAAAAAGATGAGAAAGACAGTAAGAAAACGGGTATTACCTGGAAATTATTTGTAACAAAGCAGTAGACGACGGGATCCATGCAGCTGTTCAAGCTGCTGAGAGTGACAGTCAGGTGGTAGACGATCACATGATGAGGCATGTCAGGGTAGAAATACACCACCACCTGCGACACAAGGAGACCACACAGCCATGAGATCGCACGTTGTGTTGTATTGAAGCAGCAACATGTAGTGTGTTATCATCTGCTCATCTTGGTAACACAGTAGTACCCAACTTTTTTTGGCTTGTCACCCTAAAGTCACCTATTGGTTTGTGAGTCACCGTTTCGGAGCCTCGAGTTGATTAGACTGACTGAAAACCCAAGGGCAAGGGCGTTGTAGCGATTCATGAATCACAAGGTACCCATGCCATAAAGCATACCCTTCTTTATCATCAATAATTTGACCTgaaatgggaccataatttactaaatgaacatcatgctctGTTAaggaagacttgaaactagcgaTTGATACCAGAAACGCaataggaaactgtttactaaGGTACAAGGTCTAGTGAGAAGtcgggtcattttctcataagcttaaaTATAGttggacttctttttgaaaccaggaCTGTTGCCCACTGTTGGCtgttagaaagaatgcagggttaacatgatgatgatgatgatgatgatatcttAAAACACTGTCACAGCTAGCGGTCACTCACCTGTCTGATGTGGAAGGGTGTGAAGCAGACCGTGAAGATTATCAGCACTGTGCTCAGCAGCTGGACggccctccttctcctctccctgaGGACATACAGTCAAAACCACCACTGTAACATCCCATCAGCTCTGAGTACTTTGTGTTGCATATGTAAGTCTATTTTATCCCAGTCCTTTTCTTGTATCAAAATCCAGAAAACTGTActtatcagtgtgtgtctttaaAACATTGGTTATACCTGCTCTGCTGCATCAGACGGCGGTCAGCTAGTGCCCACATAATCCGCAACGTGAACACCACAATGATgatgagagggagaaagaacTCAGTGAtggtgaggaagaggagtttTGACAGGCAGCAGCCCGGGTGCTGGAAAGCAGTGGAAAGGAAGGAGTAGGTGACCACGATGGCGAACAGCCAgacggagacacacacacatttggccACGCTGGAGTTCCTCCACCGACGGGATGCCTCAACCTACAACGTCAAAAGACAAATATTCAGTTTGAAGTTCTTTATGGTTTTGAAGTCAGGATGAGCCGATAACCAGCATGTTTTAGGCTTCAGAGAACCCACCTGCACGATGGCGAGGTAGCGGTCCACGCATATGCAGGTCAGAAACAAGATGCTGCAGTACATGTTGACGAAGTAGCTGAAGATGTGCATGTAGGAGCAGGTGAGACAGG of Sparus aurata chromosome 17, fSpaAur1.1, whole genome shotgun sequence contains these proteins:
- the LOC115567744 gene encoding G-protein coupled receptor 20-like, which translates into the protein MNFNSTESWLFINTSFSLLPVVASPGNRSGMEGYLQRLAHLDEGLYNDFYGVWIALMVINSLIFLVGMVLNIVALYVFCFRTKQKTTSVIYTINLAVTDLLVNLSLPTRILLYYSGGACLTCSYMHIFSYFVNMYCSILFLTCICVDRYLAIVQVEASRRWRNSSVAKCVCVSVWLFAIVVTYSFLSTAFQHPGCCLSKLLFLTITEFFLPLIIIVVFTLRIMWALADRRLMQQSRERRRRAVQLLSTVLIIFTVCFTPFHIRQVVVYFYPDMPHHVIVYHLTVTLSSLNSCMDPVVYCFVTNNFQATVRNIFRRQEPEQTSGDIISMQHSSKGSVGTPTAITNNVIMMTKISTALKDPDKSHTV